In Rhodamnia argentea isolate NSW1041297 chromosome 4, ASM2092103v1, whole genome shotgun sequence, the following proteins share a genomic window:
- the LOC115731306 gene encoding early nodulin-93-like has product MAKNVAQSPLERTSYSMAKQCAHEGVMAGAKAAVIASIATAIPTLASVRMLPWAKANLNHTAQALIISTVAGAAYFIVADKTVLATARRNSFKNASDIEA; this is encoded by the exons ATGGCGAAAAATGTAGCTCAGTCACCCCTTGAGAGGACCAGCTATTCCATGGCCAAGCAATGTGCTCATG AGGGAGTAATGGCAGGAGCCAAAGCAGCTGTTATCGCCAGCATTGCAACAGCCATCCCTACC TTGGCCAGTGTGAGGATGCTGCCCTGGGCAAAAGCCAATCTGAATCACACCGCTCAAGCTCTCATAATCTCCACAG TGGCAGGAGCAGCATACTTCATTGTGGCTGACAAGACTGTTTTGGCCACAGCAAGGAGGAACTCCTTCAAGAATGCCTCTGACATTGAAGCATGA